In Acidimicrobiia bacterium, the genomic window GCAAGACCAACGGCACCAACGGCAAGACCAACGGCACCAACGGCAAGACCAACGGCACCAACGGCACCAACGGCACCAACGGCACCAACGGCACCAACGGCACCAACGGAGCCGGGCCTGAGCGCGACGGGATTGACCGTTCGGAAGAGCTCTAGGCTTGGTGCGGCCATCAGGCCGAATGCCCCTGCGTGGCCTGAGTGAGTCAGCGCAATAGCCCGACGGCTGGTGTCACGGATTGGCGCCTGGACCACCCGAACGCAAACGACGAGCCGCTTCGGATCGGCGAAACGGGCCCATACCGATCGATTTTTCACATGTCCTGCGTGGTCCGCCCTTCGACACCGATTTTGCCAACTCGACGCGCTCCGTATGCATGGACGGCAGACCAGGACCCAACCCCCGCCCGGTCGCGGCCGCCCGAACAAAGGATTGAGCGCCCAGCCTTGGCTGGTCAGTCCCATCTAGGGGCAGTGCTGTGAACCATCGAGTTGTCCCCGGTGAGCCCGGCTGGAACCGATCAGCACTGCTTGATCCCCGCCCACCAGGGCAGCATCACCGGGGTGGGCCGCGAGGGCAAACGGCCCGCGACCAATGCGATACCTACCCCAGCGAACGATCTGCATGCACGCCCACCGCGGACTATCTCTAGCTTTCATCTGATGGAGGCATCTCTGCCAATAACCAGCCGAACGATGACGATTCATTCGTCGAATCGAACCTCGGCACGGCCCTCGGGCACCACTAGGATAAAGGTCTCGAACATGTCGGGCGTCGTCCCACTGGTCAAAGACCCATGAACCCAACTCCCGCCGACCCTCTTCACGTACATGACAGAGACAGCGCCGTAGCCCGTGACGGTTTTTGGAGAGAGCGTCGGTCCCGGCATCCCCAGTTCTGTTCAGCCGTCATCGCCGACGCAAGATGCACCATGACCTACCGAGGAGAGGGCACCCAATTTCGCTCTCGGCGCCATGCTGCAGCGCAATGCCTGCGCCTTCTTGTAGTCAGTGATGCCTTCTTTGCCCAGGTCTGCTATCGAGCGAAGGCTCGAATGCAATCGCTCCGAGTGCCGTTTCTCCCACGGGTGGCCCATTGGTTGGCCATGACAAGTGCCCAGGTTTGCATCGGGGATCCCGTCGTCATCGCACCCGGGCTGTACCTCCTGCACGGACAGGTGGTGATTGACGGAATCACCTCCATCGGTCCCAACGTTCGTATCGCTCCATTTGTAACGATTGGACTACGCAGTGGGGATTTCGAGGGACCCAGCGTCGGCGCCAACGTGGAGATCGGCAGCGGTGCCAAGGTCCTCGGTACCGTTCGAGTTGGGACAGGCGCCAGAATCGGTGCCAACGCCGTTGTGCTCACCGACGTTCCCGCCCGCACCACGGCCATCGGTGTGCCCGCACGAATACATCACGGCCCTTCGTCGGCCTGACCGACGCGCTGAGCAGTACCCACCGACGCAGCCAGGTAGGGCAGGTAGGCCGAGGTCACCGACCCTAAGAACAGCGGCTGGTTTGACGGCGGCCGATGAGCACGGCCACAAATTGCCTCATAGTCGGCCCGCATCTCCTCCTGAGTAAGCCGGCCCGAGGTAGCCGCACCGCCGTGGGTCTGGTGGAAGGTTCCTTCCCCAAGGAGCACCACCAGTTGGGCATCGTCGAGGGCACAGACCCGTCGATAAAGGTCGTGGTTCACCATTCCCCCACCGGGTAGAGCAAACCGGTCATCAAGGCCCCCCACCTGATCCCAGGTTTGGCGGTGCAGGAAAAGCGAGCTACTTTCCCCCATGGCACCGAAGAGCCCACGCGCCGATGAGGCTGCCGGGGTGGCGATCGAGAAAAGCCCGTAGCCGTCGGTCTCCCAGCCCGCCTGCTCCAGTAGCTTGTCCTCCGCGGCCTCGTCGTATCCTGCTCCCTCGGCCAATCCCGACGCGCCCGGGCCGAGATGCCAAGCGGGCGCCGTCACGACAGCGCGTTGCGCCACCGCTGCCCCGCGAAGGGCCCCCGCGAGCAGACCCGGGGAAACCATCCGGGCGCCATCAATGATCAGGCCGACCACCGCACCCCGGGCCCGCGAGATGCCCTGATTGGCAGCCCTCACTGGCGATACTGCTGCCCCCTCAATTCGGTGCAGGGACACCGAAGCCTCGGCACCAGCGGGGAGGGCCGCTTCCAACGGGACGGATGAACCGTTGTCCACCACCACGACCTCGTAGTCGTCGGGATCAATGTTGCGTTGGTACGGACATGCCAGCGAGCGCAGCGTGCGAGGAAGCTCGCGCTCCATGTCATGGGCCACCACCACCACGCTGAGGGCGATTTCCGACTGCTCCGGCGGGTCGTTCATCACTGCACCGGCCCCGATTTTACGAGCGTCGCCGTCGCCACACCACGGCGATCAATACGCCTGCGGCCACCACCGCCACCGCCACCCTAACTGCATCAGAAGCGGCGTTGCTCGATCCACCGCTCGCACCGTCCGGCCCGGTCTCGGCGGCCTCGGCGGCCTCGGCCTCGGTGGTCGCAGTGAGATAATCGTCGGCCTGTTGCGTCCCTGCTGTTTCGATCAACTTTGCCTTTCCTTCGAGTGCGTCGGTGACTCGTGGTACGGCCAAGAACCAATCCTCTTGAGGAGGCGGCGGTCCCCCGGGAGCAGCAACTACTGGTTGTTCCTGGGGCCAGGATATGAACACCTTGTCCGCGCTGGCCGCGTAATAGACCGTGTTTACTCCTAGGTTGCCCGGACCCCACTGGCCGGAGACATCGACACGAGTAACCGGTAGATCCTTCGAGGGCGCCTCAACAGACTCAGGGCCTCCGAAGAAGGCGGTACCCACCCAAGACTGAACGAACACGGCGGCCTGGTAGGCGCTCAAGGAGCGGACCTCTGATCCGTCACCCGGAGTGATAACTGCGCCAGAGAAGTACAGGTTGTCGCCGATTCCCACCATGCCAGCCAGCGGGTCCTCGGACGCCACCGCTGGTTCGCCAGCCTCATGGTCCTCACCCTCATGTGCCGACGCTGGCCGCCCCGAGGCCAACCCAACCGTGAGAACTCCGATCAAAATCAGCCCAACCCAGAGTCCTCTTCGCATCTTCAGTTCGCCCCGCATCCCCATATCGTAACCGACGCGGGAGGGGGCGAGCCCGCAGGCCCGCCCCCTCCCTTGTGCTATCTAGTTGTTACTAACCAACCAGATCAACCGTTACCACACTTGAAGCTCACTGTCGCCACGCCCGCAGGGTAGTTGCAAAGCCGAGTGAACTGAGCTAGCGGCGAGTAGACGATGCCAGCGGTGTTTGACACAAGTGTCGCTGCGGTGACGTAGCCCGCTTGGTAGGTAGCGGCTTCTTCCAGGTTGCGAACCTGCGCCGTCCCGGGACGGCCCGTACCTGTGGGCAGAATGGCCACAGAATGGGTTTGAGCCTGCACTCGCAACGAGTAACCGAGGCCCGGCGAGGTCGCCGTTCCTGAGCACATCGCAATGGTCGTCGGAGCGTTCGGGGCCACGATGGAGTAGGTGTTGTCGAGGCTGGCCGGGACGCTTGTTTCGACCACGAAAGCGGAGAAGTCCGCTGCCGACGTATCGAAGTAAAGTTGGCCGATTACCTTCACACCAGTCGGCGGCGTGTTGAACGCTGCCGACCCGGCGAAGTCTGCCGGGTTATTCCAAGTAGCGACTACTCCGAAGCCTTCTGGTTCCTCAGCCGAGCAGGCCTGCGATCCAGCCACCAGACTGGGGTTGAGGTCCAACTGGATGCCCTGTTGACCAACCTGATCGTCAGTAGCCACGCCATTGGGTGCCGTAACCGTGGCATCGCCCACGATCAAATTGAACCCAGGAGCGGCAACGACGGTCATGCCGCCGGTGGCGACGGTGGCGGTGGTGCCAGCGATTGAGCTGATGTAACTGTTAGCCGGGATACCAACGCCCGTGTCGTCGGAGACCGGAAGACCGATGTCCTCAGCCTTGAACTTGCAGGCGGAACTGGTGATAACGGTCGCCGTCCTGGTGGCGCCACCGCAGAAGCGGGAGCTCGTCGAAAACCCCGATCCACCGATGGTGAGCGTTGTGAACGGGGCAACGGTACCGCTGTCGGCGGCGGTGGTCGCATTGTTTATGGTGGCGGAAACACCGGGAACGACGGCAGTGATTTCGGTGTCCGGAGCGATTTCCGTTCCACTCACGCTGAGCCCGACATCGGTTGCCTGGAAGTTCAGGAGCGCTGAGGTGATTACGAAACCCCCGAGAATAAAGTCGACGTTGCCACCCGCCGTTGCCGTGTTCGCCATACGACGAGCGCGGAAGTTATCAATCCTGAATTGCTGGTTGATAAGCAACGCACTAGTCGTGGGTGCGCTCAACGTGACGAGGCAACCAGCGCTGATGCTCTTGACGAAGGTGCCAGCGGCGATGCCGCCCGCGATGTAGGGCTGGCGAGTAATCGTGTGGTTCACCCAGCCAGTGATGCCGGCGCAGTTGGTAAGGGTAAAGGTGCTAGCTCCGAGAGCGATGGCAGCGGTGGCAGTGACTGTGCGGGCCGCCCCGTTGTGGTAGTTGGCGTTACCAAAATCTGAGAAGGTGAAGGCTGCGGCAACCTGACTAGTCCCGGGCTGATTGTTGAAGAGGCAGGAGACGACAACCCCGCTCTGGGAGCTGGGCTGCGCCGGGTAGTGGCCGATCTCAGCACCTGCGCCGGCACTGAGGTTGCAACCGTCGCCGGTAACCGGAACGGCCGAGGCCGGACTGGCACTGAGTAGTGGAGCAAGCATGGCAGTCGCAAAAGCAACTGCCAGCAACGTAGACCTAGTTCGACGCATGAAAAATCCCCCGTGGGTGAGTTGAGTGGGTCTTATCGTGGCGAACGAAGAAGCCCCCCGGCCGCTCACACGTTGTTTTTACCAGAGAACCTGGGGAAGATGCCAATAAAATCTCAGGAAATTTGGACGACGTGTTGTCCCGACAGCACTGATTCCCGGCAACGACCGCGATTAATCCGTCCCGCAAGCCCCGTAGGATCCGGGCTGTGAGCACAACAACCCACGGGCCAGAAGGGCCCGGCAGCCCGACCACGCTCGTGAGCCGAGTTCCCAGTGCGACGATCTGGGCGGTAGCGCTAGTGAGCGGCGTCGGGGCGATAGCCGCTTACCCCCAACCAACCGCCTATTCAGTCAGCGACATAGTGGTCAGCGCGGCTGTCGGCGTCGGAGTACCGCTGGCCTCCTCATACAGCCGACCACGGGCATGGCTAGCCGCATCCCTCATTGCTGTGGCGAGCGCCGCCGGCGTCTGGATCGGGATCGCTGGCGCCACGGTCGCACTCAGCGCCATCGCCGGACGCGGCTCCGGGCCCATCAAAGGCAGGCTGGTAGGAGCGGTGATCGGTGCCGCCGTTGTTCAGACAATGCTCCGACAACCGCCAGATCGACTCCTCATCAACGCGACCGCCGCGCTGCTAGCAGTGGGTTGTCTGAGCGTCTCCGCCTGGCCATCCATCAGCGACCGGGCTCGCGCGCGCCTCCGGATCCTGGCAATGATCGGGGGAGGCGCAACGGCCATCGCCGTCAGCGGCATGGTGCTGTCGGTACTCCTTTCCCGCCAAGCCCTACAAGAAGGCATCCAAGAGGCCAACGCGGGGTTGAATGCCGTCCAGATCGGCCAAAGCAGCGTCGCTGCTGACCACCTCGACAACGCCGAACGCTCGTTCAGTGCGGCGCACCACAACTTCAGTGCGTGGTACGCCAAACCGGCTCTACTCCTCCCGGGGATCGGCCAGCAATCTCGGGCCCTCGCGGTGCTCACTCAGGAGGGCTCCCACCTCGCTGCCGATACCGCTACTTCCACACGCGCCACTCAAGTAGAGGATCTGCGGGTAACTGAGGGCCGAGTTGACCTCGACCGTGTCCGGGCGATGAGGGAACCGCTCGCGGCCATCCAAGGCTCCCTGGCCCGCACCAGCGACGGCACTCGCCGAGCCGAATCACCCTGGCTACTGGCGCCGGTGGCTAGTCGCTTGGCTTCGTTCCAGCGCTCAATCGACCGTGCCACCGAAGACGCTCAGACCGCGGCGGCGGCAGTGGAAGTGATCCCCGATCTACTCGGTGAGGATGGGCCGCGCCGCTACTTTGTGGCGTTCGCAACTCCGGCTGAAACACGAGACCTCGGCGGATTCATGGGGGCGTATGCCCTGTTGGTGGTGGACGACGGAGAGATCAAACTCCAAAAAACAGGCCGAGTGAACGACCTCAACGAGCGGTTCCAGGGCCGCCAACTTGCTGACCGCGCCGTGTTCCCAGACGGCTTCCTCGCCCTGCGGCCGGAACGGTACTGGCAAAACATCACCGGGTCGGCGGACTTTCCGACCACCGCCGAAGCCGCTCGACAAATGTGGCGCCCGCCCGCCCTTCCACTCGATGGTGTCCTCTACATGGACCCCCAGGCCCTGGCCAATATGTTGCAACTCACTGGACCCATCACACTCCCGGGCTACCCCCGCCCCCTGACCGCCACCACGGCCGCCCCCTTCCTCCTTAGAAATCAGTACACCACCTTCCCCGACGACCAATCCCTTGTCGACTCAGCCGAAACCCGCCACGACTTCCTCCTAGAAGCCGCCCAGAGCGTCTTCGAGAAGCTGACCTCGGGCGATCTACCCGGACCGCGCCAACTCGCCGATACAATGGCTCCGGCAGTACAGGCCCGCCGGTTGCTCTTCCACAGCTTCCACCCCGACGAACAAGCCCTCATCAAACGCCTGCACCTCGACGGCACACTTCCTGCAGTAGACGGCGACTTTCTCTCGGTACGGGCCTCTAACCGGGGTCGCAGCAAAATCGATGTGTTCATGCACCGGACGGTGACCTACGACGTAGCGGTGGACCCCGAGAATGACACGGTGCGCTCCACAGTGACGGTGCGGGTCCGAAACGATGCCCCAGCCTCTGGCCTGCCGGACCCCGTGATCGGTAACCGCCTCAAGTTCCCCCCCGGAACGAACTCCACCACCGTTGCGGTGTACACACCGCTCGACCTAGTCGATGTGAGAATGGACGGCGAGTCCATCAACCGGGGTGCCGCCGCGGAATACGACCGCAACCGCTACTGGGCCCTTCTCGATATCCCCCCGGGTGGCACACAAACCGTGACCTTCACGCTCGAAGGCACCATGGACCTCCGCGCCGGCTACCACCTCGACGTTGTGCCGCAGCCAATGGTGAACAACGACCGGTTCCAAATCAACGTGGAGGGGCCGAAAGGCTGGATTGGCTACGGCCGAGACACCCTGACGAAACAACTTCAGCAGGACGCCGCGCTGAACGTCTTTTTCCTTCCCCCCCACTGACAGAAAGAGCCCTCGCTTGGGAAACCTGGACTATGCCGCCGCTATAGGGGCATACTTATTCCTCACCGTTCCGTCGGAACGATCTAGCCCGCCTGGAGTTCCGAATGATTCGTCGTCTCTTGCTCGCACTTGCCTTTCTAGTTGCGGCTGTTGGTGTGGCTGCGGCCTCCCCGACCGGTGCTGCCACCCAACAGAGTTACGCTGGCTGCGTAGCCACCATCTCGTCGGAAACGCCCACCGCTGGGGAGGTCGTGACGGTAGAGGGGACGGGCGCAACCGCCAGCGGCACCGTCACAGCCTCACTCGATGGCAAGAGCATCGGCTACGGCACCGCCACCGACGCAGGTGCCTTCAGCTTCAGCGCCACCATCCCGGCCACCGCCAATGGCGACCAGACCGTGGACGTCGACTGTGGTGATGCCGTTGTAGTAGTCCTCGACATCACGGTGGGCGCAGCAACTCCGGGCTCCCCCACGCTGCCCGCGACCGGCAGCGACTCACTCCCGCTAGCAGGCATGGGCCTTGCCGCCCTGGCCATCGGCATCGTGGTCCTGATAGGTGCTCGTCTGCGCTCCAAGTCGGCATCGATCTAACCGCTCCGGGCCTCGTAGGCCCCGAGACTTGAAGTGGAACTGAAAGCGCCGATCCCATGCCGTGGGGTCGGCGCTTTCAGTTCTAAGACCCGGGGAATGGGCGACCAGCCGATAGACAGCACCCATGAGTCCTGCCGACGTATGAAACCCCTGATGCCCGCCCTCCGACAGCGACTCCGCCAACTACCCAGACGCAGTTACGCCCTTACCAAGTGGCGCCTCCTGCGCCGCATGGACCGCGATCGTGAAGATCCCATCGTTGTGTTCTGTATGAGCAAGACCGCCAGCAGTGCCATCGTTCGAGCGGCTCAACAACGCCTGCAGCGGCCCGTGTACAAAGTTCACCTCCTCACCCCGATGGCCGTGGCCCAGGTCGAGGCGAACTACCGCCGTACGGACCCGACCGCCCGACCGCGTCACATCCTTCACGCCTCCCATCTCCTCCGTCGCCCACCAACAACGGAACACCCCTGGGCAGTGATCACGATCGTGCGCGAGCCCATTGGGCGTTCGGCCTCCGATTTCTTCCAGTCCGGAGAACGCCTTGGCCGCCTGGGTGATCCCGCGACCACCACGGCCTCCTTCCTCCGCTTCGCCACGGCCCAAGGCATCCCTCGCACGATCGGCTGGTTCGACCGCGAACTCCACGTCAGCCTCGGCATCAACGTCTACGAGCACCCATTCGATCCCGCCGTCGGCTATGCCATCATCGAAACCCCGTCCGTTCGCCTCCTCATCCTTCGCCAGGAAAGCCTCGACG contains:
- a CDS encoding glycosyltransferase family 2 protein, with amino-acid sequence MNDPPEQSEIALSVVVVAHDMERELPRTLRSLACPYQRNIDPDDYEVVVVDNGSSVPLEAALPAGAEASVSLHRIEGAAVSPVRAANQGISRARGAVVGLIIDGARMVSPGLLAGALRGAAVAQRAVVTAPAWHLGPGASGLAEGAGYDEAAEDKLLEQAGWETDGYGLFSIATPAASSARGLFGAMGESSSLFLHRQTWDQVGGLDDRFALPGGGMVNHDLYRRVCALDDAQLVVLLGEGTFHQTHGGAATSGRLTQEEMRADYEAICGRAHRPPSNQPLFLGSVTSAYLPYLAASVGTAQRVGQADEGP
- a CDS encoding DUF4012 domain-containing protein; this encodes MASAAGVWIGIAGATVALSAIAGRGSGPIKGRLVGAVIGAAVVQTMLRQPPDRLLINATAALLAVGCLSVSAWPSISDRARARLRILAMIGGGATAIAVSGMVLSVLLSRQALQEGIQEANAGLNAVQIGQSSVAADHLDNAERSFSAAHHNFSAWYAKPALLLPGIGQQSRALAVLTQEGSHLAADTATSTRATQVEDLRVTEGRVDLDRVRAMREPLAAIQGSLARTSDGTRRAESPWLLAPVASRLASFQRSIDRATEDAQTAAAAVEVIPDLLGEDGPRRYFVAFATPAETRDLGGFMGAYALLVVDDGEIKLQKTGRVNDLNERFQGRQLADRAVFPDGFLALRPERYWQNITGSADFPTTAEAARQMWRPPALPLDGVLYMDPQALANMLQLTGPITLPGYPRPLTATTAAPFLLRNQYTTFPDDQSLVDSAETRHDFLLEAAQSVFEKLTSGDLPGPRQLADTMAPAVQARRLLFHSFHPDEQALIKRLHLDGTLPAVDGDFLSVRASNRGRSKIDVFMHRTVTYDVAVDPENDTVRSTVTVRVRNDAPASGLPDPVIGNRLKFPPGTNSTTVAVYTPLDLVDVRMDGESINRGAAAEYDRNRYWALLDIPPGGTQTVTFTLEGTMDLRAGYHLDVVPQPMVNNDRFQINVEGPKGWIGYGRDTLTKQLQQDAALNVFFLPPH
- a CDS encoding LPXTG cell wall anchor domain-containing protein, whose amino-acid sequence is MIRRLLLALAFLVAAVGVAAASPTGAATQQSYAGCVATISSETPTAGEVVTVEGTGATASGTVTASLDGKSIGYGTATDAGAFSFSATIPATANGDQTVDVDCGDAVVVVLDITVGAATPGSPTLPATGSDSLPLAGMGLAALAIGIVVLIGARLRSKSASI